The proteins below come from a single Aegilops tauschii subsp. strangulata cultivar AL8/78 chromosome 6, Aet v6.0, whole genome shotgun sequence genomic window:
- the LOC109751848 gene encoding uncharacterized protein, which produces MSRRFVPVGRRILEQNIKAPYHAGDIGTEDALHLFDELLQVAGRSSIHAINCLLTVVCRDCPALGVSLFNRIARSKVAPCSITYAILVDCCCRAGRLDLGHTAMGHIIKMGFTADAMITFSHLLKAICAENKTSYAMDIVLRIMPMFNCVPNNFSYNILFKGLCNERRSQEALELIHMMVHHGGSCQPNVVSYNTVVDGLLKEGEVGKAYTLFSEMLRQGISPDVVTCRSIISGMCKVHAMDKAEEVLQQMLDRRILPDVATYNSLIHGYYLLGQCEEVDRIFKEMSRNGVQPNVVTYTIQMDYLCKSGRCAEARKIFDSMISLGQKPDVYTYSILLHGYAMEKSFHDMHCLIDLMVENGIAPDHHVYNILISACAQEEMVSDVMHIFTKMRQQGLNPNVANYGVVVNLLCSMGRMDDAMYQYNQMITEGLDPDIIVFSTLISGFCSCGAWERVHEIFSEMLNRGIYPDTVFFNIIMDHLCKEGRVMEAQDIFDLMVHMGVKPFVRDYNTLIHGYCLVGKMDEGRKLLDNMCSSGLKPDDFTYSILIDGYSMKGRIDDALIVVRELLDGKVGPSIITFNIMIGALLKGGRKEEAKDLFDGIWAKGLVPDVVTYSLMIQKLIEEGSLQESDDLFLSMEKNGCAADSRMLNAIVRSLLQKGDVPRAGTYLSKVDERSFTLEGSTATLLTALASGRKGHEYKGLLPEKYHSFLEQDTG; this is translated from the coding sequence ATGAGCCGCCGCTTTGTCCCCGTCGGCAGACGCATCTTAGAGCAGAACATCAAGGCTCCGTACCACGCCGGAGACATTGGCACCGAGGACGCACTCCACCTGTTTGACGAATTGCTCCAGGTTGCTGGGCGCTCCTCGATCCATGCCATCAACTGCCTCCTCACCGTTGTCTGCCGTGATTGCCCTGCGCTCGGCGTCTCCCTCTTCAACCGCATCGCAAGGTCCAAGGTGGCGCCCTGCAGTATCACCTATGCCATTCTGGTCGACTGCTGCTGCCGCGCTGGCCGCCTGGACCTTGGACACACTGCCATGGGACACATCATCAAGATGGGATTTACTGCAGATGCTATGATCACTTTCAGCCACCTACTCAAGGCCATCTGTGCAGAGAACAAGACCAGCTATGCAATGGACATCGTACTCCGAATAATGCCCATGTTTAACTGCGTACCCAACAATTTCTCCTACAACATTCTTTTCAAGGGTCTTTGCAACGAAAGGAGAAGCCAAGAGGCTCTTGAGCTGATTCACATGATGGTACATCATGGAGGTAGCTGCCAACCTAATGTGGTGTCCTATAACACCGTAGTTGATGGCCTGTTGAAAGAGGGTGAGGTGGGCAAAGCTTACACCCTATTTTCTGAAATGCTGCGTCAGGGGATATCACCGGATGTTGTGACCTGTCGTTCCATCATCTCTGGCATGTGCAAGGTTCATGCAATGGACAAGGCTGAGGAGGTTCTTCAACAGATGCTTGATAGAAGAATTCTTCCAGATGTTGCCACATATAATAGTCTGATACATGGATATTATTTATTAGGACAGTGCGAAGAGGTGGATCGGATTTTCAAGGAAATGTCTAGAAATGGTGTTCAACCAAATGTTGTAACTTACACTATACAGATGGATTATCTTTGCAAGAGCGGAAGATGCGCAGAAGCTAGGAAGATTTTTGATTCTATGATCAGTTTGGGCCAAAAACCGGATGTTTATACCTACAGTATTCTACTGCATGGGTATGCTATGGAAAAATCTTTTCATGATATGCATTGTCTCATTGATTTGATGGTAGAAAATGGTATTGCACCAGATCATCATGTCTACAACATACTCATATCTGCATGTGCTCAAGAAGAAATGGTTAGTGACGTAATGCATATATTTACAAAAATGCGGCAGCAAGGATTGAACCCTAATGTAGCGAACTATGGAGTGGTTGTAAACTTGCTTTGCAGCATGGGCCGAATGGATGATGCTATGTACCAATACAATCAAATGATAACCGAAGGATTAGATCCTGATATCATAGTTTTCAGCACCCTTATAAGTGGTTTTTGTTCTTGTGGCGCATGGGAGAGGGTTCATGAAATATTTTCTGAAATGTTGAATCGTGGCATCTATCCTGATACCGTGTTCTTCAACATAATTATGGACCACCTTTGCAAAGAGGGAAGGGTTATGGAAGCCCAGGATATCTTCGACCTGATGGTACACATGGGTGTGAAGCCTTTTGTCCGTGATTACAACACACTGATACATGGATACTGTTTAGTTGGTAAGATGGATGAAGGGAGGAAGTTACTTGACAATATGTGCTCAAGTGGCTTGAAACCGGATGATTTCACCTATAGCATACTGATTGATGGTTACTCTATGAAGGGAAGGATAGATGATGCATTGATTGTTGTCAGGGAATTGTTGGACGGGAAGGTTGGACCTTCTATTATCACTTTTAATATTATGATTGGTGCGTTGCTTAAAGGTGGGAGAAAGGAAGAAGCCAAAGATTTGTTTGATGGTATCTGGGCCAAAGGATTAGTGCCCGATGTTGTTACATATAGCTTAATGATACAAAAACTTATAGAAGAAGGTTCTCTACAAGAGTCTGATGATCTATTCCTTTCTATGGAGAAGAATGGATGTGCTGCCGACTCCCGCATGCTAAATGCTATAGTTAGAAGCTTACTTCAGAAAGGGGATGTGCCCAGGGCTGGGACTTATCTGTCTAAAGTTGATGAGAGGAGCTTCACCCTTGAAGGTTCCACAGCTACCTTGTTGACTGCACTTGCTTCAGGGAGGAAAGGCCATGAATATAAGGGGTTACTCCCTGAAAAATACCACTCTTTTCTGGAACAGGACACTGGTTGA
- the LOC109765806 gene encoding uncharacterized protein: MSRRLVPVGRRILEQSIKDRYYSAGIGTEDALQLFDELLPDAEPSSIRAINCHLTVIGRDCPALGVSHFNRVARANVAPNSITYTILVDCCCRAGRLDLGFAAMGHIIKMGFTTEAIFTFNHLLKVICAEKKTSYAMDIVLRIMPELNCTPNVFSYNILFKGLCNEKRSQEALELINIMVEDGGSCRPDVVTYNTVIGGLLKERVVDKAYSLFCEMLQRQISPNAVTYNSIISRMCKVHAMDKAEEVLQQMLDRRILPDAATYNSLIHGYYLLGQCEEVDRVLKEMCRNSVQPNIVTYYIQMDYLCKSGRCAEARKIFDSMIGLGQKPDVTTYSILLHGYAMEKSFHEMHCLIDLMVENGIAPDHHVYNILISAYAKEERVGEVMYIFTKMRQQGLNPNVANYGVVVNLLCSMGRMDDAMSQYNQMITEGLLPGIILFSQLISGFCTCGKWEKVHELFSEMLDRGIYPDTVFFNTIMDHLCKNGRVMEAQDLFDLMVHMGVKPDVCTYSTLIGGYLFVGKMDEVSKLLDNMVSIGMDPDVITYSILIDGYCKNGRIDDALVVFREMLAGKVKPCIITFNIMIGALLKGGRKEEAKDLFDGIWAKGLVPTVVTYSLMIQKLIEEGSLQESDDLFLSMEKNGCPANSRMLNAIVRRLLQKGEMPRAGTYLSKIDERNFTLEASTTSLLTALASVGKCQEYKGLLPEKYHSFLEQGTD; this comes from the coding sequence ATGAGCCGCCGCCTTGTCCCCGTCGGCAGACGCATCTTGGAGCAGAGCATCAAGGATCGGTACTACTCGGCAGGCATTGGCACCGAGGATGCACTCCAGCTGTTTGACGAATTGCTCCCGGATGCTGAGCCATCCTCGATCCGTGCCATCAACTGCCACCTCACTGTCATCGGCCGTGATTGCCCCGCGCTCGGCGTCTCCCACTTCAACCGCGTCGCAAGGGCCAATGTGGCACCCAACAGTATCACGTACACCATCCTCGTCGACTGCTGCTGTCGTGCTGGCCGCTTGGACCTCGGTTTCGCCGCCATGGGCCACATTATTAAGATGGGATTTACAACAGAAGCTATCTTCACTTTCAACCACCTACTCAAGGTCATCTGTGCGGAGAAGAAGACCAGCTATGCAATGGACATCGTACTCCGAATAATGCCTGAGCTTAACTGCACACCGAATGTTTTCTCCTACAACATTCTTTTCAAGGGTCTCTGCAACGAGAAGAGAAGCCAAGAGGCTCTCGAGCTGATTAACATTATGGTTGAGGATGGAGGTAGCTGCCGACCTGATGTGGTGACCTATAACACCGTAATTGGTGGCCTGTTGAAAGAGCGTGTGGTGGACAAGGCTTACAGCCTATTTTGTGAAATGCTACAGAGGCAGATTTCGCCAAATGCTGTGACCTACAACTCAATCATCTCTCGCATGTGCAAGGTTCATGCAATGGACAAGGCTGAGGAGGTTCTTCAACAGATGCTTGATAGAAGAATTCTGCCAGATGCTGCCACATATAATAGTCTGATACATGGATATTATTTATTAGGACAGTGCGAAGAGGTGGATCGGGTTCTCAAGGAAATGTGTAGAAATAGTGTTCAACCAAATATTGTAACTTACTATATACAGATGGATTATCTTTGCAAGAGCGGAAGGTGCGCAGAAGCTAGGAAAATATTTGATTCTATGATCGGTTTGGGCCAAAAACCAGATGTTACTACCTACAGTATTCTACTGCATGGGTATGCTATGGAAAAATCTTTTCATGAGATGCATTGTCTCATTGATTTGATGGTAGAAAATGGTATTGCACCAGATCATCATGTCTACAACATActcatatctgcatatgctaaaGAAGAAAGGGTTGGTGAGGTAATGTATATATTTACAAAAATGCGGCAGCAAGGATTGAACCCTAATGTAGCGAACTATGGAGTGGTTGTAAACTTGCTTTGCAGCATGGGCCGAATGGATGATGCTATGTCCCAATACAATCAAATGATAACTGAAGGATTACTCCCTGGTATCATACTTTTCAGCCAACTTATTAGTGGTTTCTGTACTTGTGGCAAATGGGAGAAGGTTCATGAACTATTTTCTGAGATGTTGGATCGTGGCATCTATCCCGACACTGTGTTCTTCAACACAATTATGGATCATCTTTGCAAAAATGGAAGGGTTATGGAAGCCCAGGATCTCTTCGACCTGATGGTACACATGGGTGTGAAACCTGACGTGTGTACTTATAGCACACTGATAGGTGGATACTTGTTCGTTGGTAAGATGGATGAAGTGAGCAAGTTACTTGACAATATGGTCTCAATTGGCATGGATCCAGATGTTATCACCTATAGCATACTGATTGATGGTTACTGTAAGAATGGAAGGATAGATGATGCATTGGTTGTTTTCAGGGAAATGTTGGCCGGGAAGGTTAAGCCTTGCATTATCACTTTTAATATTATGATTGGTGCGTTGCTTAAAGGTGGCAGGAAGGAAGAGGCTAAAGATTTGTTTGATGGTATCTGGGCCAAAGGATTAGTGCCCACCGTTGTTACATATAGCTTAATGATACAAAAACTTATAGAAGAAGGTTCTCTACAGGAGTCTGATGATCTATTCCTTTCTATGGAGAAGAATGGTTGTCCTGCCAATTCCCGCATGCTAAATGCTATAGTTAGAAGGTTACTTCAGAAAGGGGAGATGCCCAGGGCTGGGACTTATTTGTCTAAAATTGATGAGAGGAATTTCACCCTTGAAGCTTCCACAACTAGCTTGTTGACTGCACTTGCTTCAGTGGGGAAATGTCAGGAATATAAGGGGTTACTGCCTGAAAAATATCACTCTTTTCTGGAACAGGGCACTGATTGA